The Musa acuminata AAA Group cultivar baxijiao chromosome BXJ2-2, Cavendish_Baxijiao_AAA, whole genome shotgun sequence genome has a segment encoding these proteins:
- the LOC103972846 gene encoding enhancer of polycomb-like protein 1 produces the protein MSRLSFRPRPLDIHKKLPIVKSVKEFDDDEAPATAASTRNSHLLRIATENEVHQTPSKASSQEIPTPQFSVVDTYERDYTPTFTPTASYIRGRGARAEIGEFVEYDLDNEDDGWLEEFNYEGKTLTPEKFETILFKLEVMDHKARERAGVITPTFGSPIPVLLQFDAAEEALQPLCVRYPVFQSVYNYWKLKREQWQKPILRRLQPPPPVNDTNPYNVFRPREKAHRLHTRRMQRRENSVQSFEKLRQVRRNLDQAKRMLDSLIQREEKKRDIVECEVKIQRIQMKYKHEAHLVEDGIAIPSFRHVTCKFTSSEEDYVDSDDTINGDPIAVPATLHPRYADFKLIAVPTVRMKRELKRRPLSNGWTQKRDPDEPVMLFTKSLDPDKLAAAGIVPPVLSAENESVVSPYRFCGRIGRGGRIIFDRWNSLFQDPDAQERSHYPALNPRPLPPNG, from the exons ATGAGTAGGCTTTCATTCAGGCCTCGGCCCCTTGACATTCACAAGAAGCTCCCCATTGTCAAATCCGTTAAAGAATTTGATGATGACGAGGCGCCTGCCACAGCCGCTTCAACCCGCAACTCACACCTGCTCCGAATTGCAACTGAGAATGAG GTGCATCAAACTCCAAGCAAGGCAAGTTCTCAAGAAATTCCTACTCCGCAGTTCAGTGTTGTGGACACATATGAAAGAGATTATACCCCTACCTTCACACCAACTGCATCATATATACGTGGAAGAGGAG CTCGGGCTGAGATTGGTGAATTTGTTGAATATGACCTGGATAATGAGGATGATGGTTGGCTTGAAGAGTTCAACTATGAAGGGAAGACTCTTACACCTGAAAA GTTTGAGACCATTTTGTTCAAGCTGGAGGTTATGGATCATAAAGCTCGAGAACGAGCAGGAGTCATAACACCTACTTTTGGATCACCTATTCCTGTTCTTTTACAATTTGATGCAGCAGAAGAG GCTTTGCAACCCCTATGTGTACGATATCCAGTTTTCCAATCTGTATATAACTATTGGAAATTAAAG AGAGAACAGTGGCAAAAACCTATCTTGCGACGCCTGCAG CCGCCTCCACCAGTTAATGATACAAATCCCTATAATGTATTCAGACCGAGAGAAAAGGCACACCGTCTTCACACAAGAAGG ATGCAAAGGAGGGAAAACAGTGTTCAGTCATTTGAAAAACTTCGACAG GTCAGGCGTAACTTGGACCAGGCAAAGAGAATGCTTGATTCTTTGATTCAG AGGGAAGAGAAGAAGCGGGATATTGTTGAGTGCGAGGTCAAAATCCAGAGAATTCAGATGAAGTATAAG CATGAGGCTCATCTCGTTGAAGATGGAATTGCAATCCCAAGTTTCCGACATGTTACATGCAAATTTACATCAAGTGAGGAGGATTATGTTGATTCAGATGACACGATTAATGGTGATCCAATTGCTGTCCCTGCCACTCTCCATCCAAGGTATGCAGATTTCAAGCTAATTGCAGTCCCAACAGTACGAATGAAACGAGAATTGAAACGGAGACCTTTGTCAAATGGGTGGACGCAAAAGAGG GATCCAGATGAACCTGTCATGTTATTTACAAAATCTCTGGATCCAGACAAGCTTGCCGCTGCAGGCATTGTGCCACCTGTTTTATCTGCAGAGAATGAGTCAGTTGTATCACCATACCGATTCTGTGGTCGGATTGGTCGAGGAGGGCGCATCATATTTGACCGATGGAATTCTCTTTTCCAAGATCCGGATGCTCAGGAGAGGTCACACTATCCAGCATTAAATCCAAGGCCTCTTCCACCGAATGGTTGA